In Ignavibacteriota bacterium, a single genomic region encodes these proteins:
- a CDS encoding sulfide/dihydroorotate dehydrogenase-like FAD/NAD-binding protein has protein sequence MYRIIRAQALAPTVTRFEIEAPFIARKRKPGNFVMIRIDDHGERIPLTLADSDPVAGTITLIVQAIGKTTKQLCAMKAGDAILDVVGPLGTPTPIENHGSVVCVGGGVGTAELYPITRALKEAGNTVYSIVGARSQELVILEKEMAAISDKLFITTDDGSAGRKGFVTDQLKELLDSVTGIGAVFAIGPLPMMRAVANLTRPYKVHTLVSLNTVMVDGTGMCGGCRVTVNGTMKFACVDGPEFDGHAVDFDELMMRNRTYVVQERISEEQHVCRLTGETMEARR, from the coding sequence ATGTACCGCATCATCCGCGCACAGGCCCTCGCACCGACCGTCACCCGGTTCGAGATCGAGGCACCCTTCATCGCCCGCAAACGCAAACCCGGCAACTTCGTCATGATCAGGATCGACGACCATGGCGAGCGTATTCCGCTGACCCTGGCCGACAGCGACCCGGTTGCGGGCACGATCACCCTCATCGTCCAGGCCATCGGCAAGACCACCAAGCAGCTCTGCGCAATGAAGGCCGGAGATGCGATCCTCGATGTGGTCGGCCCGCTCGGCACACCGACGCCCATCGAGAACCATGGCAGCGTGGTCTGCGTCGGCGGAGGCGTTGGCACCGCGGAACTCTACCCCATCACCCGCGCTCTCAAGGAAGCGGGCAACACGGTCTACTCGATCGTGGGAGCGCGTTCACAGGAACTCGTGATCCTCGAAAAGGAGATGGCCGCCATCTCCGACAAGCTCTTCATCACGACGGACGACGGTTCGGCCGGGCGCAAGGGCTTCGTCACAGACCAACTCAAGGAGCTTCTGGACTCCGTGACGGGCATTGGCGCTGTGTTTGCGATCGGCCCGTTACCCATGATGCGCGCCGTCGCCAACCTCACACGCCCCTACAAGGTGCATACCCTCGTCTCCCTGAACACCGTCATGGTGGATGGCACCGGCATGTGCGGCGGCTGCCGCGTGACCGTGAACGGCACGATGAAGTTCGCCTGTGTGGATGGCCCCGAGTTCGACGGGCATGCGGTGGACTTCGACGAACTGATGATGCGCAACCGCACCTACGTCGTCCAGGAACGCATCTCTGAAGAACAGCATGTCTGTCGATTGACGGGAGAGACCATGGAGGCACGCCGATGA
- a CDS encoding response regulator encodes MKTRPVILLVEDDPIAANMTSAVITMEMDYHVVTAPNLTEAKQMAELYTPALFVVDLFLGDESGFDLVTWVRAHSLLHDAVIMMLTGAAEPQLKLKGYESGVDDYILKPFQPPEFLSRIRALMRIKGMQEELKAERAQLARLNAVLGENLDAITTLLLNIVSLRVPDAAARSQRAATFARWLCTRLDITDDGTRTIVMAARMHEIGKVVVGDGVLTKDRAQWTADDREAMAQFPLFGHMIVGNVEQLKEVGQLLRHQFENYDGTGLPDKLYKDRTPFGSRVLRVINGIETAFPSGLSDIPAVKLHLEEGRGTKYDPRLVQLALEFLTAVADPAWMVGKKEVMVNALQPGMKLAADIVTSNGAKLLPEGTILNEVMVERILGRHSQDPIITRAYVYA; translated from the coding sequence ATGAAGACACGCCCTGTGATCCTGTTGGTGGAAGACGATCCCATTGCCGCCAATATGACGAGTGCCGTCATCACGATGGAGATGGACTATCATGTCGTGACGGCCCCGAATCTGACCGAGGCGAAGCAGATGGCGGAGCTGTACACCCCGGCGCTGTTCGTGGTGGATCTCTTCCTTGGCGATGAAAGTGGATTCGATCTGGTGACATGGGTCCGCGCCCACAGCCTCTTGCATGATGCGGTGATCATGATGCTGACCGGGGCAGCCGAGCCACAGCTGAAACTGAAGGGATACGAGAGTGGGGTCGATGACTACATCCTGAAGCCCTTCCAGCCGCCGGAGTTCCTGTCGCGCATCCGCGCCCTGATGCGCATCAAAGGAATGCAGGAAGAACTCAAAGCGGAACGTGCTCAGCTTGCGCGGTTGAATGCGGTGCTCGGCGAGAATCTGGACGCCATCACCACCCTGCTGCTGAACATCGTGAGCCTGCGTGTTCCCGATGCCGCGGCACGTTCGCAGCGGGCGGCAACCTTTGCACGGTGGCTGTGCACGCGGCTGGACATCACCGATGATGGCACGCGGACGATCGTGATGGCTGCCCGGATGCACGAGATCGGAAAAGTGGTGGTGGGGGATGGAGTTCTCACCAAGGACCGGGCGCAATGGACCGCGGATGACCGTGAGGCGATGGCACAGTTCCCGCTCTTCGGCCATATGATCGTGGGCAACGTGGAGCAACTGAAGGAGGTCGGCCAGTTGCTCCGCCACCAATTCGAGAACTACGACGGCACCGGTTTGCCGGACAAGTTGTACAAGGACCGTACACCATTCGGGTCGCGCGTTCTGCGGGTCATCAATGGCATCGAGACTGCATTTCCCTCAGGACTGTCCGACATTCCTGCCGTCAAGCTGCATCTGGAAGAAGGGCGGGGGACGAAATATGACCCGCGGCTCGTGCAACTCGCCCTGGAATTCCTGACGGCGGTCGCCGATCCGGCATGGATGGTGGGGAAGAAGGAAGTGATGGTCAATGCGCTCCAGCCCGGGATGAAGCTGGCGGCGGATATCGTGACGTCCAACGGGGCAAAACTGCTTCCGGAGGGGACCATTCTCAACGAGGTGATGGTGGAACGGATCCTGGGTCGCCATTCCCAGGATCCGATCATCACCCGTGCGTATGTCTATGCTTGA
- the argB gene encoding acetylglutamate kinase — MVDEDLKETFAQDVTLLKKIGVRMVIVHGGGKDITDLASKIGLQSRFVKGQRYTDADMMSVVQMVLGGKTNQDIVARINRHDGDAVGLSGVDNSLFLVRRHTEGGADLGFVGDVVRVNTRFLDSLFANDIMPVIAPIGVDPDGQVHNINADTAAGSLAAALQAEKLVYLSDVPGVMMKDELLPSLDRARAASLVEQGIVSSGMLPKIQSAFSALDAGVNKVHIIDGRVKHSLLLEIFTQEGVGTEVVH; from the coding sequence ATGGTCGACGAGGACCTGAAAGAAACCTTTGCGCAGGATGTGACGCTCTTGAAGAAGATCGGCGTCCGGATGGTGATCGTGCACGGCGGCGGGAAGGACATCACCGACCTTGCCAGCAAGATCGGCCTGCAATCGCGTTTCGTGAAGGGACAGCGCTACACGGATGCGGATATGATGAGCGTCGTGCAGATGGTGCTGGGCGGCAAGACGAACCAGGACATCGTGGCGCGCATTAACCGTCACGACGGCGACGCCGTGGGGCTGAGCGGCGTGGACAACAGCCTGTTCCTGGTCCGCCGGCACACCGAAGGCGGCGCCGATCTGGGGTTCGTCGGGGATGTCGTCCGCGTGAACACGCGGTTCCTGGATTCCCTCTTTGCGAACGACATCATGCCGGTGATCGCCCCGATCGGGGTCGACCCGGACGGCCAGGTGCATAATATCAATGCCGACACCGCTGCCGGGAGCCTCGCGGCGGCCCTGCAGGCCGAGAAACTTGTCTATCTCAGCGACGTCCCGGGCGTGATGATGAAGGACGAATTGCTTCCTTCGCTCGACCGTGCGCGTGCGGCATCGCTGGTGGAGCAGGGGATCGTGAGCAGCGGCATGCTGCCGAAGATCCAATCGGCATTCTCGGCACTCGACGCCGGGGTCAACAAGGTGCACATCATCGATGGCCGGGTGAAGCATTCGCTCCTCCTGGAGATCTTCACACAGGAGGGGGTCGGGACGGAAGTGGTGCACTGA
- the argH gene encoding argininosuccinate lyase, with protein MTPKRGRFRTPLDPGALAFSSSLMVDRRLYREDIDGSRAHVAMLAKQGIIPATAAKRIRAALLEIRQEIETGRLVFSLEGKKGGRLAADDVHMAIEQRLVEMVGEIGKMVHTARSRNDQVALDERLYLRTATERLRVLLKDLRRVLAAKAQEYQDVVMPGYTHLQRAQPVLLAHHLLAYVAMFGRDDERLADALKRSARSPLGAAALAGTPFPIDRKAVAKELGLYGIVENSIDAVSDRDALLECIASCSIIMMHLSRLAEELVLWTTQEWHFAHIGEAFTTGSSIMPQKQNPDMAELVRGKTGRVYGDLIALLTVMKGLPLAYNRDMQEDKEPLFDAVDTTAASLEIMGRMMATVAFDAQRFDAELRKDFLLATELADYLVRKGMPFRTAYEIAGSIVTECADAGCGLAELPMERYRLHTPLFGPDVYQVLDPRESVKRKRSAGSTGMAEVRKALKQRL; from the coding sequence ATGACACCCAAGCGCGGCCGGTTTCGCACGCCTCTGGATCCCGGGGCACTTGCCTTTTCCTCATCGCTGATGGTGGACCGCCGGTTGTACCGTGAGGACATCGACGGCAGCCGTGCGCATGTCGCCATGCTCGCGAAGCAGGGGATCATCCCTGCCACGGCCGCGAAGAGGATCAGGGCGGCGTTGCTGGAGATCCGGCAGGAGATCGAAACCGGCCGGCTGGTGTTCTCGCTGGAAGGGAAGAAGGGTGGCCGCCTGGCCGCCGACGATGTGCACATGGCCATCGAGCAGCGTCTCGTCGAGATGGTGGGCGAGATCGGCAAGATGGTGCATACGGCGCGGAGCAGGAACGATCAGGTGGCCCTGGATGAGCGCTTGTACCTGCGCACCGCCACCGAACGGCTTCGCGTGTTGCTCAAGGACCTCCGGCGGGTGTTGGCGGCGAAGGCACAGGAGTATCAGGATGTGGTGATGCCCGGCTACACGCATCTCCAGCGGGCCCAGCCGGTGCTGCTTGCGCATCATCTGCTTGCGTATGTGGCGATGTTCGGGCGGGATGATGAACGGCTTGCCGATGCGTTGAAACGCTCTGCCCGGTCGCCGCTGGGCGCCGCGGCGCTTGCCGGCACGCCGTTCCCCATCGACCGGAAGGCGGTGGCGAAAGAACTCGGGTTGTACGGCATCGTGGAGAACAGCATCGATGCCGTGTCCGACCGCGATGCGTTGCTCGAGTGTATCGCCAGTTGCTCTATTATAATGATGCACCTCAGCCGTCTGGCCGAGGAACTTGTGCTCTGGACGACCCAGGAATGGCATTTTGCGCATATCGGGGAAGCGTTCACCACGGGGAGCAGCATCATGCCCCAGAAGCAGAACCCGGATATGGCGGAGCTGGTGCGCGGGAAGACCGGGCGGGTGTACGGCGACCTGATCGCGTTGCTCACGGTGATGAAGGGGCTGCCCCTCGCATACAACCGCGATATGCAGGAGGACAAGGAGCCGCTGTTCGATGCCGTGGATACCACGGCGGCGTCGTTGGAGATCATGGGGCGGATGATGGCAACGGTCGCATTCGACGCGCAGCGGTTCGATGCGGAACTCCGGAAGGATTTCCTGCTCGCGACCGAACTGGCCGACTATCTCGTGCGGAAGGGAATGCCGTTCCGGACCGCCTACGAGATCGCCGGTTCCATCGTCACGGAATGCGCCGATGCCGGCTGCGGGTTGGCCGAGCTTCCGATGGAGCGCTACCGGCTGCACACGCCGTTGTTCGGGCCCGATGTCTACCAGGTACTGGACCCGCGGGAGTCGGTGAAGCGGAAGCGATCAGCCGGGTCGACGGGGATGGCCGAAGTCCGGAAAGCACTCAAGCAACGGCTCTGA
- the udk gene encoding uridine kinase, protein MDPLVIGIAGGTGSGKTTVTNAILEKLDTSRVVVIQHDSYYRDLSAHGGVTPDHVNFDHPDSLETPLLIQHIKDLKSGKPVQQPMYNFTTHRRMNSECELEPREIIIIDGILIFVDRELRELMDIKLFVDTDADERLIRRIRRDILERGRSVESVMQQYMSTVKPMHLEFVEPSKHWADIIIPRGAQNIVAIDMVVSKIAMMLRGDRDWGAAA, encoded by the coding sequence ATGGATCCCCTGGTCATCGGCATTGCCGGCGGTACCGGCTCCGGAAAAACCACCGTCACCAATGCCATTCTCGAGAAGCTCGATACGTCCCGCGTGGTCGTCATCCAGCACGACTCCTACTATCGCGATCTGAGCGCCCACGGGGGGGTGACGCCGGATCATGTGAACTTCGATCATCCGGACTCTCTGGAAACGCCGCTGCTCATCCAGCACATCAAGGACCTCAAGAGCGGCAAGCCTGTGCAGCAGCCGATGTACAATTTCACGACCCATCGGCGGATGAATTCGGAATGCGAACTGGAACCGCGCGAGATCATCATCATCGACGGGATCCTCATCTTCGTCGACCGCGAATTGCGTGAACTGATGGACATCAAGCTCTTCGTGGACACCGATGCCGACGAGCGGTTGATCCGGCGCATCCGGCGCGACATCCTCGAGCGCGGGCGCTCGGTGGAGTCGGTGATGCAGCAGTACATGTCCACCGTCAAGCCCATGCACCTCGAATTCGTTGAACCGAGCAAGCACTGGGCGGACATCATCATTCCCCGCGGAGCGCAGAATATCGTGGCCATCGATATGGTGGTCAGCAAGATCGCGATGATGCTCCGTGGCGACCGCGACTGGGGGGCGGCGGCCTGA
- a CDS encoding argininosuccinate synthase, with protein MSKERVVVAYSGGLDTSVMVRWLIENMDAEVITFTGDLGHSRELKGVKEKALQTGAVRAYLADMRKEFVEEYVFPSLKAGALYEKTYPMATSLGRPLLAKGLVEIARKEGATMVAHGCTGKGNDQVRFEVSVQALAPDLKNVAPLREWEFRSREEEIAYAEKHNIPVSVTKKSPYSIDENIWGTSVECGVLEDPMVEPPADAYQRTVDPTLAPATPEYVEIGFQHGVPVSLNEKSLDSVTLIETLNQIAGKHGVGRLDLVENRLVGIKSREIYEAPAATVLHFAHTELERLTLDKAVFHMKNQLAAEYANLVYNGLWFTPLRSALDAFVNDTQKNVTGQVRVKLYRGSLTIAGRKSVHSLYNAKLATYTTEDTFDHKASEGFIKIFGLPVKTYNQVNGSGVFLADPSSLFAGTDAKK; from the coding sequence ATGAGCAAGGAACGTGTGGTCGTAGCCTATTCCGGCGGTCTCGACACCTCCGTGATGGTCCGGTGGCTGATCGAGAACATGGACGCAGAGGTCATCACTTTTACCGGCGACCTCGGGCACAGCCGGGAACTCAAGGGTGTGAAAGAAAAAGCTCTCCAGACGGGAGCGGTGCGGGCCTATCTCGCCGACATGCGCAAGGAATTCGTTGAAGAGTATGTCTTCCCCTCGCTGAAGGCCGGCGCGCTCTACGAGAAGACCTATCCGATGGCCACTTCGCTCGGCCGTCCGCTGCTTGCCAAGGGGCTCGTGGAGATCGCCCGCAAAGAAGGCGCCACCATGGTGGCCCATGGCTGCACCGGCAAGGGGAACGATCAGGTCCGCTTTGAAGTGTCGGTCCAGGCACTCGCACCCGACCTCAAGAACGTGGCCCCGCTCCGCGAGTGGGAGTTCCGTTCCCGCGAGGAAGAGATCGCCTATGCGGAGAAGCACAACATCCCGGTGTCGGTGACCAAGAAGAGCCCGTACTCGATCGACGAGAACATCTGGGGAACGAGCGTGGAGTGCGGCGTGCTGGAGGACCCGATGGTGGAGCCGCCGGCCGATGCGTACCAGCGCACCGTGGATCCGACCCTCGCCCCGGCAACGCCCGAATATGTGGAGATCGGGTTCCAGCACGGTGTGCCGGTGTCGCTGAACGAAAAATCGCTGGACTCCGTGACGCTCATCGAGACGTTGAATCAGATCGCCGGCAAGCACGGCGTCGGACGGCTCGACCTCGTCGAGAACCGCCTGGTCGGCATCAAGTCGCGCGAGATCTATGAGGCACCTGCAGCGACCGTGCTGCACTTTGCCCATACCGAACTCGAGCGCCTCACGCTGGACAAGGCCGTGTTCCATATGAAGAACCAGCTTGCCGCCGAATACGCCAACCTCGTGTACAACGGACTCTGGTTCACCCCGCTGCGCAGCGCGCTGGATGCATTCGTGAACGACACACAGAAGAACGTCACCGGCCAGGTCCGCGTGAAGCTGTACCGCGGCAGCCTGACCATCGCCGGAAGGAAGTCCGTGCATTCGTTGTACAACGCGAAGCTCGCGACCTACACCACGGAAGACACCTTCGACCACAAGGCATCCGAAGGGTTCATCAAGATCTTCGGCCTCCCGGTGAAGACGTACAACCAGGTCAACGGCAGCGGCGTGTTCCTTGCTGATCCGTCGTCGCTCTTCGCAGGGACGGACGCCAAGAAATGA
- a CDS encoding acetylornithine/succinylornithine family transaminase, whose protein sequence is MSLHDRESAAFFHTYKRLPLLPVRGEGMELITADGTRYLDMFAGIAVNALGHAHPRVVHAITAQACAYIHLSNYFAQEPQIRLAELLLRHSGMARVFFANSGTEAMEGAMKLARRWGSTRNKHAIIGFSNAFHGRTFGPLSIMDRPNYRDGFGPFLDGCASLPFNDVAALRAGVGPDTAAVVVEVVQGEGGIRPISPAFAAALKELRQEFGFLIIADEIQSGAGRTGRFLASEHFNLAPDLVTLAKPIGGGLPLGAILGAQSVAGVLQPGMHGTTFGGNPVACAAGIATLEEIEEKGLTAHAQKMGELFLTQLQGIVTAFPGLCKEARGLGLMVALELKGEADPVVVAMRDRGILVNGTDKTVLRFVPPLIVTPEQITRTVAVLKEVLASLSSF, encoded by the coding sequence ATGAGCCTGCACGACAGAGAATCCGCCGCCTTCTTCCACACCTACAAGCGCCTGCCGCTCCTCCCCGTGCGCGGGGAAGGCATGGAGCTCATCACCGCCGATGGAACACGCTACCTCGATATGTTCGCCGGCATCGCCGTGAATGCGCTGGGGCATGCGCATCCGCGCGTGGTACACGCGATCACCGCACAGGCCTGCGCGTACATCCACCTCTCCAACTATTTCGCGCAGGAACCGCAGATCCGCCTCGCCGAGCTGCTCCTCCGGCACTCCGGCATGGCACGCGTGTTCTTTGCGAACAGCGGTACCGAAGCCATGGAAGGTGCAATGAAGCTCGCCCGCCGCTGGGGAAGCACCCGCAACAAACACGCGATCATCGGTTTCAGCAATGCGTTCCACGGACGGACCTTCGGTCCGCTCTCGATCATGGACCGTCCGAACTATCGTGACGGGTTCGGGCCGTTCCTGGACGGGTGCGCATCGCTCCCCTTCAATGATGTTGCCGCACTCCGCGCGGGCGTCGGCCCCGACACCGCAGCCGTGGTCGTCGAGGTCGTGCAGGGCGAAGGCGGCATCCGCCCCATCTCCCCCGCGTTCGCCGCCGCATTGAAAGAGCTCCGCCAGGAATTCGGGTTCCTCATCATCGCCGACGAGATCCAGTCGGGTGCGGGGCGCACCGGCCGGTTCCTTGCGTCCGAGCACTTCAACCTTGCTCCTGATCTCGTCACGCTCGCGAAACCCATCGGTGGCGGACTCCCGCTCGGCGCGATCCTCGGTGCGCAGTCGGTCGCCGGGGTCCTGCAACCCGGCATGCACGGCACGACCTTCGGCGGCAATCCCGTCGCCTGCGCCGCCGGCATCGCCACCCTCGAAGAGATCGAAGAGAAGGGGCTCACCGCACACGCACAGAAGATGGGCGAACTGTTCCTCACCCAGTTGCAGGGGATCGTCACGGCATTCCCGGGCCTGTGCAAAGAGGCGCGCGGACTCGGACTGATGGTGGCACTCGAACTCAAGGGCGAAGCGGACCCGGTCGTTGTTGCCATGCGCGACCGCGGCATCCTGGTGAACGGCACCGACAAGACCGTTCTCCGGTTCGTCCCGCCCCTCATCGTGACACCGGAACAGATCACCCGGACCGTGGCCGTCCTCAAAGAGGTCCTCGCTTCGCTTTCCTCTTTTTGA
- the argJ gene encoding bifunctional glutamate N-acetyltransferase/amino-acid acetyltransferase ArgJ, translated as MEVVQEGVTAPIGFQASGVHCGVKKARKDVALVYTETPAVAAAMFTTNAVVAAPVVVDKKQLERSNTIRAILVNSGNANACTGDRGMEDARAMVCNTAKALRIAESEVLVASTGVIGQYLPMDAINRGIEMAVERLGSDGTGAAEAIRTTDTFSKEAAARCNVGAVRVTVGGMAKGSGMIAPNMATMLAFVTTDAMITPEALQTATRLAVDRSFHRISVDGDTSTNDMVAVLANGRAGNPIIDTPDGPAYAAFYQALEHVLVELAKMIVMDGEGATKFVEIRVVAAETEAEAAQAARTVANSSLVKTALNGEDANWGRILAALGRSGITFDPAKVEIDFGDVPILRANYQIDFSEEDAKMVLARRDIVITIRLNTGSASAFFWTCDLSKEYVAINANYRT; from the coding sequence ATGGAAGTCGTTCAGGAAGGGGTGACCGCACCCATCGGATTTCAGGCATCAGGTGTGCATTGCGGCGTGAAGAAGGCGCGCAAGGATGTGGCCCTCGTGTACACCGAGACCCCTGCCGTCGCCGCAGCGATGTTCACCACGAATGCCGTGGTCGCTGCGCCGGTGGTGGTGGACAAGAAGCAGCTTGAGCGATCGAACACCATTCGTGCGATCCTCGTGAACAGCGGCAACGCGAATGCCTGTACCGGCGACCGCGGGATGGAGGATGCCCGCGCGATGGTGTGCAACACCGCGAAGGCGCTCCGCATCGCCGAGAGCGAGGTCCTTGTGGCATCGACCGGCGTCATCGGGCAATATCTCCCGATGGACGCGATCAACCGCGGCATCGAGATGGCCGTGGAACGGCTCGGGAGCGATGGGACCGGTGCCGCGGAGGCCATCCGCACGACCGATACCTTTTCCAAGGAAGCGGCGGCCCGGTGCAACGTCGGCGCCGTACGCGTCACCGTCGGCGGTATGGCCAAGGGCTCGGGCATGATCGCGCCGAACATGGCCACCATGCTCGCGTTCGTTACGACCGATGCCATGATCACCCCCGAGGCCCTTCAGACGGCGACACGCCTGGCCGTGGACCGCTCGTTCCACCGGATCTCGGTGGATGGCGATACCAGCACCAACGACATGGTGGCCGTCCTTGCCAATGGCAGGGCAGGCAATCCGATCATCGACACTCCGGACGGTCCCGCGTATGCGGCCTTCTATCAGGCCCTCGAGCATGTGCTCGTGGAGCTCGCCAAAATGATCGTGATGGATGGTGAGGGTGCCACCAAGTTCGTCGAGATCCGTGTCGTTGCGGCGGAGACCGAAGCAGAAGCGGCGCAGGCCGCGCGCACGGTGGCGAACTCCAGCCTCGTGAAGACCGCCCTGAACGGCGAGGACGCCAACTGGGGCCGCATCCTGGCCGCCCTCGGGCGGTCCGGTATCACGTTCGATCCGGCGAAGGTCGAGATCGATTTCGGCGACGTGCCGATCCTCCGTGCGAACTACCAGATCGATTTCTCGGAAGAGGATGCGAAGATGGTCCTCGCCCGGCGCGACATCGTGATCACGATCCGGCTGAACACGGGGAGCGCTTCGGCGTTCTTCTGGACCTGCGACCTCTCGAAGGAATACGTCGCCATCAACGCCAATTACCGTACCTGA
- a CDS encoding arginine repressor: MTKTARQFAIKEILATRTITSQEDLRRELGKRAFRVTQATLSRDMKELGVSRIARNGTLQYSIPAASDGASLRPIVGAEVVGIDANEYLIVVHTLPGAAHTVGEYVDVQQSGDILGTVAGDNTLLVIPASASKTRQVVTYLKHILIEGAV; the protein is encoded by the coding sequence ATGACCAAGACAGCACGGCAATTTGCGATCAAGGAGATCCTGGCGACCCGCACCATCACGTCGCAGGAAGACCTCCGGCGTGAGCTCGGCAAGCGTGCGTTCCGCGTCACCCAGGCCACGCTGTCGCGTGATATGAAAGAGCTCGGCGTCAGCCGCATCGCCAGGAATGGCACGCTGCAATACTCGATCCCGGCGGCATCGGACGGCGCTTCCCTCCGGCCCATCGTGGGGGCCGAAGTTGTGGGGATCGACGCCAATGAGTACCTGATCGTGGTGCACACGCTCCCCGGCGCTGCGCACACGGTGGGAGAATATGTGGATGTTCAGCAGTCGGGGGACATCCTCGGTACGGTGGCGGGCGACAACACGCTGCTGGTGATCCCCGCATCGGCATCAAAGACTCGACAGGTGGTGACGTATCTCAAACACATTTTGATCGAAGGAGCAGTATGA
- a CDS encoding N-acetyl-gamma-glutamyl-phosphate reductase: protein MTQQKNTPLRIAIVGASGYSGGELMRLLASDPSVRIEIATAHAQAGKAVDEVHPYLAGRVPLTFVPFDPATVAGMDCVFLALPSGEAMQIVPALQGKVGCIIDLGGDLRLPTAAIYEKYYKKTHTAPDLLGAAVYGLPELNRAKIKAATLIANPGCYPTSVILALLPAIEAGLIMPEGIVVNSLSGVSGAGRSSAVELSFSEVNESVRAYKIGTHQHQPEIRTVLEQVAGTGITLSFIPHLIPITRGIYTTVHADLRTQTPIADIQKVYADRYRDEPFVRFGTRIPEIRAVNYTNFCDVAVFHEPHTGKLVITSAIDNLIKGAAGQAIQNMNLVFGRPEHALLK, encoded by the coding sequence ATGACACAGCAAAAGAACACACCGCTCCGCATCGCCATCGTCGGCGCCTCCGGGTACTCCGGAGGGGAACTCATGCGACTCCTTGCCTCCGATCCGTCGGTGCGCATCGAGATCGCTACCGCGCACGCCCAGGCGGGCAAAGCCGTGGACGAGGTCCACCCGTACCTCGCCGGACGCGTCCCGCTCACGTTCGTCCCGTTCGATCCCGCCACTGTCGCGGGGATGGATTGCGTCTTCCTGGCGCTCCCGTCGGGCGAAGCCATGCAGATCGTCCCCGCACTGCAGGGCAAGGTCGGGTGCATCATCGACCTGGGCGGCGATCTCCGGTTGCCGACCGCGGCCATCTACGAGAAATACTATAAGAAGACCCACACGGCGCCCGATCTCCTCGGGGCGGCGGTCTATGGCCTGCCGGAACTGAACAGGGCGAAGATCAAGGCTGCGACACTGATCGCCAACCCCGGATGCTATCCGACGAGTGTGATCCTGGCGCTCCTCCCCGCGATCGAAGCGGGACTCATCATGCCGGAGGGGATCGTCGTCAACTCCCTCTCGGGCGTGTCCGGTGCCGGCAGGAGCAGTGCGGTCGAACTCAGCTTCTCGGAGGTGAATGAAAGCGTGCGTGCGTACAAGATCGGGACCCACCAGCATCAGCCGGAGATCCGGACCGTGCTGGAGCAGGTTGCCGGTACGGGCATCACACTGTCGTTCATCCCGCATCTGATCCCGATCACGCGGGGGATCTATACCACCGTGCATGCGGACCTGCGCACGCAGACGCCGATCGCCGACATCCAGAAGGTGTATGCCGACCGCTACAGGGATGAGCCGTTCGTGCGCTTCGGTACACGCATTCCGGAGATCCGCGCCGTCAATTACACGAACTTCTGTGACGTCGCGGTCTTCCACGAGCCGCATACCGGGAAGCTGGTGATCACGTCGGCGATCGACAATCTTATCAAGGGCGCCGCGGGCCAGGCGATCCAGAATATGAACCTCGTGTTCGGCCGTCCCGAGCACGCTCTGCTGAAGTAG